A single region of the Malus sylvestris chromosome 8, drMalSylv7.2, whole genome shotgun sequence genome encodes:
- the LOC126633244 gene encoding uncharacterized protein LOC126633244 isoform X1: MKRGFVHCDGALKFSELEPESDRARNYRERFRAMEKKQSRPMELLNAMVSEPYYLLHFLTFFSYLVLRTSAAHVLSAHITDHLLHREIQAALTFGLLTAIKMVREETLEGLIADSLFFAKIFLIGLTLILDRHLTLWYVVAFTVIYIFTQQPAFQKLGTSSKLTPLQLESLLTEGSTSKHWLIEFRASYSLACIRSSRCFPELSITYSNKNFSFGIVDLGLFPNASQYLGISLSGSMGQLPTYVFFTNGAEVARYPQLESQAKAFRDPITKKFLSGHFKLDKHLLEYINGK; this comes from the exons ATGAAGCGGGGCTTTGTGCATTGCGATGGAGCACTGAAATTCTCAGAGCTTGAACCGGAGTCAGATCGAGCGCGAAATTACAGAGAGAGATTCAGAGCAATGGAGAAGAAGCAAAGCAGACCAATGGAGCTGTTAAACGcgatggtatcagagccatacTATCTGCTCCATTTCTTAACTTTCTTCTCCTACCTCGTCCTCCGCACCTCCGCCGCCCATGTCCTCTCCGCCCACATCACCGATCACCTCCTCCACCGA gAAATTCAAGCGGCTTTGACATTTGGGCTCTTGACTGCAATCAAG ATGGTGAGGGAAGAAACTTTGGAAGGACTTATTGCTGATTCACTCTTTTTTGCAAAG ATTTTTCTTATCGGTCTCACTTTAATTCTGGACCGCCACTTGACTCTCTGGTACGTTGTGGCGTTTACAG TGATATATATTTTCACACAACAACCCGCCTTTCAAAAATTAG GTACTTCTAGTAAATTGACACCGCTGCAGTTAGAAAGCTTGCTGACTGAAGGGAGCACGTCAAAACATTGGCTG ATTGAATTTCGTGCCTCTTACTCTCTTGCTTGCATACGCTCAAGTCGGTGCTTTCCTGAGCTTTCAATTAC ATACTCCAACAAAAATTTCTCTTTTGGAATAGTTGACCTCGGACTCTTCCCAAATGCATCCCAGTACCTTGGAATATCGCTTTCTG GGAGCATGGGCCAACTTCCTACCTATGTCTTTTTCACGAATGGAGCTGAAGTTGCACGGTATCCACAACTAGAATCTCAAGCAAAAGCATTTCGTGATCCCATAACTAAG AAATTCCTTTCGGGGCACTTTAAGCTTGACAAGCACCTTCTTGAGTATATAAACGGTAAATAG
- the LOC126633244 gene encoding uncharacterized protein LOC126633244 isoform X2: MKRGFVHCDGALKFSELEPESDRARNYRERFRAMEKKQSRPMELLNAMVSEPYYLLHFLTFFSYLVLRTSAAHVLSAHITDHLLHREIQAALTFGLLTAIKMVREETLEGLIADSLFFAKIFLIGLTLILDRHLTLWYVVAFTVIYIFTQQPAFQKLGTSSKLTPLQLESLLTEGSTSKHWLIEFRASYSLACIRSSRCFPELSITYSNKNFSFGIVDLGLFPNASQYLGISLSGSMGQLPTYVFFTNGAEVARYPQLESQAKAFRDPITKVLGQITYPT, translated from the exons ATGAAGCGGGGCTTTGTGCATTGCGATGGAGCACTGAAATTCTCAGAGCTTGAACCGGAGTCAGATCGAGCGCGAAATTACAGAGAGAGATTCAGAGCAATGGAGAAGAAGCAAAGCAGACCAATGGAGCTGTTAAACGcgatggtatcagagccatacTATCTGCTCCATTTCTTAACTTTCTTCTCCTACCTCGTCCTCCGCACCTCCGCCGCCCATGTCCTCTCCGCCCACATCACCGATCACCTCCTCCACCGA gAAATTCAAGCGGCTTTGACATTTGGGCTCTTGACTGCAATCAAG ATGGTGAGGGAAGAAACTTTGGAAGGACTTATTGCTGATTCACTCTTTTTTGCAAAG ATTTTTCTTATCGGTCTCACTTTAATTCTGGACCGCCACTTGACTCTCTGGTACGTTGTGGCGTTTACAG TGATATATATTTTCACACAACAACCCGCCTTTCAAAAATTAG GTACTTCTAGTAAATTGACACCGCTGCAGTTAGAAAGCTTGCTGACTGAAGGGAGCACGTCAAAACATTGGCTG ATTGAATTTCGTGCCTCTTACTCTCTTGCTTGCATACGCTCAAGTCGGTGCTTTCCTGAGCTTTCAATTAC ATACTCCAACAAAAATTTCTCTTTTGGAATAGTTGACCTCGGACTCTTCCCAAATGCATCCCAGTACCTTGGAATATCGCTTTCTG GGAGCATGGGCCAACTTCCTACCTATGTCTTTTTCACGAATGGAGCTGAAGTTGCACGGTATCCACAACTAGAATCTCAAGCAAAAGCATTTCGTGATCCCATAACTAAGGTACTGGGACAAATTACATATCCAACATAG
- the LOC126633244 gene encoding uncharacterized protein LOC126633244 isoform X3 → MKRGFVHCDGALKFSELEPESDRARNYRERFRAMEKKQSRPMELLNAMVSEPYYLLHFLTFFSYLVLRTSAAHVLSAHITDHLLHREIQAALTFGLLTAIKMVREETLEGLIADSLFFAKIFLIGLTLILDRHLTLWYVVAFTVIYIFTQQPAFQKLGTSSKLTPLQLESLLTEGSTSKHWLIEFRASYSLACIRSSRCFPELSITYSNKNFSFGIVDLGLFPNASQYLGISLSVTGSLLSNRH, encoded by the exons ATGAAGCGGGGCTTTGTGCATTGCGATGGAGCACTGAAATTCTCAGAGCTTGAACCGGAGTCAGATCGAGCGCGAAATTACAGAGAGAGATTCAGAGCAATGGAGAAGAAGCAAAGCAGACCAATGGAGCTGTTAAACGcgatggtatcagagccatacTATCTGCTCCATTTCTTAACTTTCTTCTCCTACCTCGTCCTCCGCACCTCCGCCGCCCATGTCCTCTCCGCCCACATCACCGATCACCTCCTCCACCGA gAAATTCAAGCGGCTTTGACATTTGGGCTCTTGACTGCAATCAAG ATGGTGAGGGAAGAAACTTTGGAAGGACTTATTGCTGATTCACTCTTTTTTGCAAAG ATTTTTCTTATCGGTCTCACTTTAATTCTGGACCGCCACTTGACTCTCTGGTACGTTGTGGCGTTTACAG TGATATATATTTTCACACAACAACCCGCCTTTCAAAAATTAG GTACTTCTAGTAAATTGACACCGCTGCAGTTAGAAAGCTTGCTGACTGAAGGGAGCACGTCAAAACATTGGCTG ATTGAATTTCGTGCCTCTTACTCTCTTGCTTGCATACGCTCAAGTCGGTGCTTTCCTGAGCTTTCAATTAC ATACTCCAACAAAAATTTCTCTTTTGGAATAGTTGACCTCGGACTCTTCCCAAATGCATCCCAGTACCTTGGAATATCGCTTTCTG TTACTGGCTCACTGCTCAGCAATCGACACTGA
- the LOC126633584 gene encoding GATA transcription factor 12-like, translated as MEAPEYYKKTFCPQFTPEKRHSFDSSNNKTAVGGGGDHFMVEDLLDFSNEDDAVITDGGCPAAFDNVIGNSTDSSPLNVIDSCNSSSLSGSEPNFGSRNLADGPFSSDLCVPCDDLAELEWLSNFVEESFSSEDLQKLQLISGMKPRPDQAAFETRQFQPDPTRTNNNPNGNNNPIFNPEVSVPAKARSKRSRAAPCNWTSRLLLLSTPEQSDVVVSAAEAASPLPPPSSTGKKTVKSAPKKKESQEGSGGGPGDGRKCMHCATDKTPQWRTGPMGPKTLCNACGVRYKSGRLVPEYRPAASPTFVLTKHSNSHRKVLELRRQKEIVRAQQTFIHQVPPPHHHHHHHHHHQNMVFDVSNGGDYLIHQHVGPDFRQLI; from the exons ATGGAAGCTCCGGAGTACTACAAGAAAACTTTCTGCCCACAGTTCACACCTGAAAAGCGCCACTCCTTCGACAGCAGTAACAACAAGACCGCCGTTGGTGGCGGCGGGGACCACTTTATGGTGGAGGACCTCCTCGACTTTTCCAACGAAGACGACGCTGTCATTACCGACGGTGGTTGTCCTGCTGCTTTTGACAACGTCATCGGAAACTCCACCGACTCTTCGCCACTTAACGTCATCGACAGCTGCAATTCGTCCTCCTTATCGGGCTCTGAACCCAATTTCGGGTCCCGGAATCTCGCCGACGGCCCCTTCTCCAGTGACCTCTGCGTCCCG TGCGACGATTTGGCTGAGCTCGAATGGCTGTCGAATTTCGTGGAGGAGTCGTTTTCCAGCGAGGACCTGCAGAAGCTGCAGCTGATATCCGGAATGAAACCCCGACCCGACCAGGCCGCCTTCGAGACCCGCCAATTCCAACCGGACCCCACCCGAACCAATAACAATCCTAATGGCAATAACAACCCGATATTCAACCCGGAAGTTTCGGTCCCCGCCAAGGCCCGAAGCAAGCGGTCCCGGGCCGCCCCGTGCAACTGGACCTcccgcctcctcctcctctcgaCTCCGGAGCAATCCGACGTCGTGGTTTCAGCGGCGGAGGCAGCGTCTCCATTACCACCGCCTTCCAGCACTGGGAAGAAGACTGTGAAGTCGGCaccgaagaagaaggagagccaGGAAGGTTCGGGCGGTGGGCCCGGTGACGGGAGAAAGTGCATGCATTGCGCAACGGACAAGACGCCTCAGTGGCGGACGGGGCCGATGGGTCCGAAGACACTGTGCAACGCGTGCGGGGTTCGATACAAGTCGGGTCGACTAGTGCCGGAGTACCGACCCGCGGCGAGCCCGACGTTCGTGCTGACAAAGCACTCCAACTCGCACCGTAAGGTGCTGGAGTTGCGGCGGCAGAAGGAGATAGTGAGGGCGCAGCAGACTTTCATTCACCAGGTGCCGCCGCCgcatcatcaccaccaccaccaccaccaccatcagaaTATGGTCTTTGACGTATCCAACGGCGGAGATTACTTGATTCATCAGCACGTGGGGCCCGATTTCCGGCAGCTGATCTAG